The Hippoglossus hippoglossus isolate fHipHip1 chromosome 16, fHipHip1.pri, whole genome shotgun sequence genomic sequence ACAGTGAGGAGTTTCTTGCACAGCCTGCGGTGCCAACGCTTCGGTCCTGACGCTCATTTTACGCACAGACCTCATCCAGTCCGGGCATTgtccacagagacagaggttgCGCAAGTGAAAGTGAAATCAGAGCAGGCggctgtgtttctctgcaggatcCTCACTCGAcccgaagaagaagaaggaggagcaAAGGTTTCAGCTCGTCTGGcgattgtttgtgtttttggaaaGAACAAACGCAGCAACATGTCCAAACCTAATTACTCCGGCACGTTTCATATGGTGGAGCAGCAGAATATGGACACGTACCTCGCAGCTTTGGGTAAGATTTCATTTGAGTCGCCTCTGAGAAGCTTTTTTTTGAACATCTGCAACAAGTCAAACTCGTCATGTTGACTAATACAAGTCCAGTAGAAGAGATCCTCCATTTCTTAAACAGCCACTCCGCTGCGCTGCGTTTTAATCAAGCTCGTATGTTCTACTGCTCAGTTACTTTGAGTTGTTCTTCATCTTCTATAAATGATCTCATCTGCCTCATCACACTAGTGTAATGAAATCTGAACCATGTCCTTTACATGAccctggacacacacagggttattgtgtttacactgtcagTGTCGAACAAAGCTCCCCTTTAACAAGATCACGTTTAGCTTCTGGCCTGTGTTGAATTAAAAGTGTCTCTATCTTCTCTCAGATATAAACTTTGCTCTGAGGAAGATCGTGTGTCTCTTGAAGCCGAGTAAAGAAATCACCCATGACCCGGCTTCAGGGGCCATGAAGATCCGCACGGTCACCACCTTCAAGAACTTCAACATGGATTTCACGATCGGAGAAGAGTTTACTGAAGACCTGGGGCCAGTGGACGGACGCTTGTGTCAGgtgagtgtttctgtgtgtttctgtgtgttgttgaaTATAAACGTCGACTTATTCGGACAAGTTCACAGGCTCCTAGTTCGGTGAATATAGCGCATCACTTCTCCGTTTGCACAAGTttggtttctatgtttttactTTGGAGTGTCTGAGCAAAACCTACTGCTGTTATTCTTGTGTTCTTACCACcacctgctgcttcagcctgcAAAGAGCGACGTGAGAAGGAAGGATGCTTTTCAAACCCGGTGCatgaataacaaacaaacaaaaacccctTTAGCACGACACGAAAGGGCTCTTGTGGTTGAAAGCGTGAGCCACTTTACATACTAATGACACACAacatctctgtgctgctgcagaccaCGGTGAGCTGGGAAGGAGACAAACTGCTCTGTGTGCAGAGAGGCGAGAAAGAGGGCCGAGGCTGGACCCACTGGCTGGAGGGAGACAAGCTGCATTTGGTAAGAGAGTATAGATCAAGTGAAAAGATGTGAGGAAGAGGCcaaagcagagggagggagggagggagggagggagggggataCGGaacaaggaaaataaaagcattaaggGAAAAAGATGCTGAGTGAGAGAGAACATGCAGACTAGAAGGACACTCTATTTCaaccgaggcccaacagtcgccttacaaaaccacatttacattttatttggatttgaaGAGAAGGTCTGGAAGTTTGTATTCTGTTGCACCATGTTGTCTTTGTGGgaagatgtctttttttttttttaaataggctAGCCTGTGCATGCCTGAAGGGGCAAAAAAGACACTGAACAAAGGAGGGCAAAGACAAGTGGAAGTCTCTTCAATGCACTTTGTAATGAAATGCCAATGTAGAGGACTGGACCTCATCGTCTCCGCCAAGGATTGCACAAAACCTACTGAACTGGTTCCATTAAATTTTGTGAAGGGATGGGCcattgtggtgcagatccagataaacaTATGTCTCTACTGATTTTAACtctggtttcataaggagactgctGGGACTTGGCGGAGGAATGCACTCTACTTTTAGTTTGGGTTGTTAAAGAGTTTAAGATTATAGATTATCTGTCAATGTGGATTACGATTTCAAACAATCGGCAGTGTTCCGCTAAAGAGCTCTCGCAGGATTTCTAATACCTCTGTTTGTGTCcgaacaaaacaacacactgttGATGCTGCGTCCACGTTCAGGAGAAATTCGGGAAAGAAATACCAGCGAGCTCCAGGCTTTAAAATGGTGGATTTCACAGAAGGAGTAAGGAGCAGTGTGAGAGACtaatgagtgagtgagggggAGCCGGAGCAGGAAGAAGGGGGGGGCTATAAAAAAAGCAACGAGATAAGTAGACGGTGAAAAGAATGGGAGACGGATTACAAGgtcagaggatgaggagagggagagaaggggggtgTGATGGTGTTTTTGGACACGATCCTCGGTTAGTGTATCACTAATTTAGTTCTTTTTTCATGTGCCAAACTGTCATATTGATTCCCACTGCTCATTTctaaccccccacccccctgcccACCCCCTGTTTTAATCTCgcccccccctccatcctctgtttctctctccgcAGGAGATGAGAGTTCAGGACATCGTTGCCAAGCAAGTCTTCAAGAAGGGGGATTGAAGTCAAGcggaaatgtgtgtgtttagtgtatAACCTCAATTTATTCTTAGCCAGAAAATTGTCCAGCACTTGGTGCAggaattaaaatgtgtataaCCTTTATTcgtttttttgaaaatgtaatcaaCAATGTTTTGAAATTTAGCAATAAGACAGAATATGTGCTGTTATGTTGTTGGTTGTTTCTGTGTGATGGTAATGAGAAGAGCAGCATGACTCTTGACTTGTAAACATTCCCAAACATACTTCCTCATATTGCACTATACCCATTACTGTGTTATAAACAAATCAGACTTCTGTCAGCATCACTGCTCCATCTTTAATATTATATGTTAATATGCTCAACGTCTTACAGCttcaagtgtctgtgtgtgtgtgtgtgtgtgtggggggggggggggggtagctgCATAtctaaagctttttattaataCTGAAATTCAACATTCAACAGAAATTCAACTGAAATTCAACATTCAACAGTCTGATTACAGCAAActtaaaaagaaggaaagagagttttatttttttggcttccaacagttaaaatgtaaacaattttGGCCAAATCATCAGAATTTGCAACAAAATAAGTTAAATTAGATTAAAGCAACATTACAAAAACATACTTTACATGAAAGGATAATGCAGAAATGtaaaattttatattttactgtcGACAAGTTCCATGAAAAGTCTAAACCCAACAACAGATAAATGATTTTAGAATTTTTGTTATCATGCTTGTGAGATGCATAGACTTCATCGATGGACGCCgggtctccacttcctcccactgcccagaaattaagctaaaatattgCGGTAATGAGGCAAAATATTGCGGTAATGAGGAATACCATATATAATTTGACTACAGCGAAAATTTTTGTAGGATTAGTTTTTGTTCGGTTTTGGTGGTTTGTTgataagaaaaatattaaacaataaCAAGACATATCCCTTAATAGAGACCACACTGAGCTGTAGCTTAAGACCTCTTTCAGTGTGAAGCTCCAGTCAAAGTAAAGAGCTGCACCAGTGTTTGCTTTTAGCTTAAGTTAAATCTGCACATGTGATAAATCTGTCAGTTACTTGATGTCAGGATTTTTAGCTCATAGCTTCACTGTAAAAAATGTCACGTCACAAGAATTGGAGTTCTCAAGAAAGTCCTGCAGGGGGCGATAAACAATCAGCGACCCTTATCTCCACAAAGTAAAAGCCTATACTCTTTGTTTCTTGTTGGTATAAATAGTTACggtttaagtttgttttttgttttttttaagttacaGCATCTCCGAGCCAGAGAGTGACTCTAAACTCCCTCCATGCTGTTACGAGAACTTTTACTCCGTTATGTGCCACACCACTCGTCCTCCTGGGGCTCTGAGTGGGTCCTGTGGAAGTTGCTGGTGCGATATCCTGCAGCTCCAGGGTTGGGACTGGATTCAACAAATGAAGCCGAGACCTTCAGCAGGGTTATGGGGAGGCTGCTTTCCACATCGCAGCTGACCAGGGTTTCATCtgcggagggggaggaggaaaatCAATATTCCGTGTGACCATCCTTCACAGTAATGTCACACTGCCGTCTGAAACCCAGTTTGCACTTTATTGAGGTGTGAGGTGTTGGAGTCATAGTGAAGCCGAAAGACCTTATGGACATGGGAGATTGAAACAGACTAGTGCTGAAGAGAGGAATATACTTCTCACTCTGATATACGAATGGGAGACAAATGAAAGGAACAAGGTGGATGTGTTTGGTGTAACTGTGTATTTATGTCCTCTTAACTTTTATATTCTGATTTctctttaaaggtccagtgtgtaagatttaggtgaaagggatttattggcagaaattgaaaataaaataatcttagtgatgttttcactagtgtgtttcatctaaattgaaaaaactgtttaccctagaatgagccttttTATacttacatactttatatttacaccgGGAGCGaatcctctctatggaggctgccatgtttttttttttacagtagcccaaagtggacaaactaaacaccttttgagtttttatgacaaatgaaGTTACCacatgttctctttcatgtttggaaggggagggtaaGGAgagaggtattcagctgcaacatgcaacttcaccactagatgtcactaaattccacaaactgaacctttaatgtgtTTCCCATATGTATATCTTAAATCTTCAAAAAGGTCTGTGCATAATCATAACAATGAGTCCACACATGGCTGCAGGATTTACGTATGTGATCTATTAGTGTGTACATTTTGGGGCTCAGGGTTTCAAGTGAAGTGTGTCATACCccatcttctctctcttatCGACATCTTTAATAGTAACAaccattttagtttttgttttgtgtccctCCCACCAGCTGGAGGAAACGGTGCCGCTGTAAATAGAGCTCAAGGTAATATAATCCGATGGGATTTGATTGGTTTTGGTTTATGTTTGTAAAATAGGAAGGTGATGCACTTAGTTGGATTTAAAACCCACCGGACTGTAAGTAAATAAATCACATATTATTGGGAACAAGTGGACGCCTtatcatcctcatcattatTGCACGTATCTAAACAAGCAGGTCAGTCACCCTTTTGGCCTTTTGTGATGGAAAAGGACTTAGTAGATTGAAAGCTGTAAATctggtgtgtatgtgcatgcagtCGTGCTCAAGGATTTATCACCTGTCCTGTAAAGTGGTAACTTGCACTCCTCCGCGACACAGCTCTCTTGGCAGTGGCCGTTCTGCTCTGTGGACGGTAAAGACAGATCCAGCGACGTCACCAGTACTGTGGGAACCACCTCCGCCGTAACGGGATCATTTGACCTGACTTTCACACAGAAAAGGCAGGCGATACCTATTATAGCCATGATAAATTGTTGCAGAAAGGTCAAACATGTCAAGTAAACTGCAGGTTAACAACTTCTGTCTGAATGGTAACTCTGATCGGGCTCGAGCAGACACGGCTTTTAGCACCGGTATGCTTTCCGATGTGGTCCTCATACACTGCAGAACTTTTCATACTTCTTAAATAATAAAGCTGTAAAATTCAAATGTACCACAGCTCAGTGTGACTTGTGTTAAAGGGATTTTCTTTGAAGGTGACTAATATTTAGGTTCATGACTTTattttgggttattacttgaaatgGTTAACATGCTCTAATGtacaaaaaacatatacatcGCTCCCCTAGTCAGCAGCTCAGAGTGCGTAGGAAATGTTGGCCTCCATTCggtgtgcattatgcaaatatgGGGCTTTACAGAC encodes the following:
- the rbp5 gene encoding retinol-binding protein 5, whose amino-acid sequence is MCSCKGKNPSGKGFHKPTVRSFLHSLRCQRFGPDAHFTHRPHPVRALSTETEVAQVKVKSEQAAVFLCRILTRPEEEEGGAKVSARLAIVCVFGKNKRSNMSKPNYSGTFHMVEQQNMDTYLAALDINFALRKIVCLLKPSKEITHDPASGAMKIRTVTTFKNFNMDFTIGEEFTEDLGPVDGRLCQTTVSWEGDKLLCVQRGEKEGRGWTHWLEGDKLHLEMRVQDIVAKQVFKKGD